The segment GTCATTAAAAAATGTATAAATGTATGATTTTTTTTAGTGTGGGATTGGATAATTTTTGCAGAATCCACTTGATCCCTAAATAATTTAAAATTAATTAATTCAATTTATTAAACAATTAAAGAATCCATTAAACAATTAAATCCTATTTTAGGCTAAAATCTGCTATAAATTAGTTTAATAGGTTTTCAATGGATTTAAATGAATAGATCTTAGAAAAAAAGAATAAATTATTTTAAAAAAGTTTTTGGAACTCCATTTTAGGGAAGACAATCCATTGCGGATACTTTTTTGCAGAAAAGGGATATCTGCTGAATAGTTTTAATGAAGAGGCTAAAAAACCTACCTCTTCCACTTCAAACTCCTCTTATCCACGAAGTCGCACTTACCAGACGGAAGAACCCTCACAACGTCCTCAATGGATATTATGCCTTCATCATCGATCTTCTTCCTTATCTGCCTGGCCATTTCCTCCTTCTTGGTGTAACCCGGTTTTATAACTGCGTAGTTATCTGTGTAGGCTGCAAGAGCTTCAGGCGGCCCTGCCATTACTCTCTTGCCCTCGTAGTCCACGATGCCCACAGCCACAAGAAGTGGAACACCTCGCATGTAGTTTCTTGAGCCCCTGATTATGAAGGCACCCTTCGTAACGAACTCACCTGACTGGGGAGTTTTTGAGACCTGGTCTGGGTGCACCCAGTAAACATCGTGGGTGCTGAAACCCTTCTGCCAGGCACTGGAGAAGGATGCAGAGAAGGATGCAGCCTCAACGAGTGTTTCCTCTGAAATTTCACCATCACCTGCCTTGACAACAACAGATGCAGCCCCGTGTATATCTGAGTGGAAGTAAACATCCCTGTTTTCCATGTGCTTTTTAACGACCATCTCATTGGTGGTTGCATCCCTACCTCCAATAACAAGGTTACCCTTGGATGATAAAAACCATCGAAGCTTTTCAAACCATTTAAGCTCCTTTCGAACCCTTTTCTGGGGTACGAGAACCTTCTCCATGGCGATCTCCCGTTTGTTCCTGGCCCTGTCTATCTCAACCTGGGTCTTTTCAATGGCTATGTTAACACCGCTTATCTTCCTTTTAGCCTTTTTACCCTTGTTGTAATATTTCTCAGCGTTTTCTGGTATTCCTATGTTTGAGTCCACCTGAACACGAACCCCATCAAGGTTCAGATCCATAACACCCATCTTATCCACGGATTCAATGGCTTCAAGACCAGGTGCTCCCTTTTTTTTGGCTTTTTTAATGGTTGATGAAACATCTGCCCATGAGTAGTTCTTACGGGCCTCCATTATGGTGTTGATGATGTCCTGAACCTCCTGGTAGTGGGCGTAAAGTGCATCTCCCTTGATGGTGGAGTCCACAATTGTTTTTTTGAATTTTTCAAGGGTTTCAAGCTGGATATTCATCCTCTTCTCGTACTTACCAATCTCACGAGCCCAAACATCCTCATGAACCTTTTTAATATCCTCACCAACGATGCTGCTGTAGAACTCATCTGCAGCCTGGTTGTAGGTTTCAAATGTTTTGGATTCATAGCCCTCATACTTCTTGAGTTCAAGGGGCAGAACATCCTCTTTTTCACCGGAGATTATCATTGGATGGAATTCATGTTCCTTGAGGGGTTTGAAAACATCTATAAATGTATTGTAAACTGCTTCAACCTCATCCTCTGTCATGTCGTGGGATGCCTTTTCCTTATCAACACCTGACCTCAGGGCTATTTCCTCTGCGTAGAGACCTCCCAGTCCGCTTCTTGCAAGGGTTCTCACAACGTCACGATCAGAACCCTGGAACAACTCCTTCACATCCTCTTTTTCAGCCTTCAACGGGTTTAATCCCTTTTCTGGCGGGTACTTGTACTCTTCCTTGGAGGATATGTTCCTGTCCTGCCACATCTTACGTTTCAGTGGGAGTATGATGGTTCCCTCCTCATCCAGGAGTATTATGTTGCCCTTGGCGAAGAGTTCTATAACCAGGGAGTACTTATTCTCCTTCTGGATGTCTATCTCCATGATCCTGTCGAAGTGGTGCTGCCTCACATCTGTGATGGTACCCCCTTTCAGGTGTTTTCTCAGGAGCATGGGAAATGATGGTGGGATCTTAGGATTTTCAGGGGGATACTGGGTTGTGTGAACCCTTGTACCT is part of the Methanobacterium aggregans genome and harbors:
- the rqcH gene encoding ribosome rescue protein RqcH, with amino-acid sequence MKTMSNVDVYAICTELKEILKDARVDKAYQPTRDTVLIRFHIPGKGRTDVVFQAGTRVHTTQYPPENPKIPPSFPMLLRKHLKGGTITDVRQHHFDRIMEIDIQKENKYSLVIELFAKGNIILLDEEGTIILPLKRKMWQDRNISSKEEYKYPPEKGLNPLKAEKEDVKELFQGSDRDVVRTLARSGLGGLYAEEIALRSGVDKEKASHDMTEDEVEAVYNTFIDVFKPLKEHEFHPMIISGEKEDVLPLELKKYEGYESKTFETYNQAADEFYSSIVGEDIKKVHEDVWAREIGKYEKRMNIQLETLEKFKKTIVDSTIKGDALYAHYQEVQDIINTIMEARKNYSWADVSSTIKKAKKKGAPGLEAIESVDKMGVMDLNLDGVRVQVDSNIGIPENAEKYYNKGKKAKRKISGVNIAIEKTQVEIDRARNKREIAMEKVLVPQKRVRKELKWFEKLRWFLSSKGNLVIGGRDATTNEMVVKKHMENRDVYFHSDIHGAASVVVKAGDGEISEETLVEAASFSASFSSAWQKGFSTHDVYWVHPDQVSKTPQSGEFVTKGAFIIRGSRNYMRGVPLLVAVGIVDYEGKRVMAGPPEALAAYTDNYAVIKPGYTKKEEMARQIRKKIDDEGIISIEDVVRVLPSGKCDFVDKRSLKWKR